The genomic window TTAGCTATTACAGTAGTATCATACTATGGATTAGATTTTTTTAACCTTATTTAATAAAATATGTAAAGTCTAAAAAACCACCTTTCTCATAAATTTAAGTGAGAGGTGGTTTTCTGTGATTTTACTAACCAAAAATATTTTAAAACTATTTATATCGGCTATGTTTATTATTTTGCTAGCATTTTTATTAATAGATAAAACTGGTTCTTATGATAGCAACTTTAAACTTGGTGGCTATATTCACGATGTAAATTATAAAGAGGAAGATATTGATACTCCTGTTTTTACAGCAGAAGATTTGCTTTATGATATCGAAAGATTCCAACGCCCATCAAAAGAGTCACAGTTAGAATTAAAGTATACTTTTGATATAGATGATTTTGAGGATAAAGAGCCTTATATCCCAAAAGATTATCCTAAAAAATTCAAATCATCTCAAGATGTAATTCATGCTTATTATTCTATTTTAAAAGAAGCATCTTATATGGAAGGATATCATGGTGGATGTGGAACAATTGGCTGGGATAAGATACCTTATCCATATGCTTATGAACTTTTAAGTGAAGAAACAAAAAATACAATCTCCTTTAAAAAATTCAAGAATTCTTTCAAGGGAACAGGTCATATAACTGCATTAAAATTATACCCAGCATATAATCCAAGGAATAATGATAAAAATATTGATTATAACTTTGTAGAAGTTGAAGTAATCACGGGTCCTCCGTACTCAACAAAATCAAATAAAAAGCCCAGCTACTTTGCTTACTATTATGGAATAGTAACAACTGAATATAATAAATCTACTGGATGGAAAATAAGTGCTATTGACTATATTGCTGAAGATTTTTTATGTGCTCCCTATCATTTTTGGCACTGGGATAGTAAGGAGTTTACGAAGGCAGTATATGGGGGATGGTATAGTTTAATAAATGAAATCGATAATATAGAAATAAAAGATCCACTTATTTCTATTTATGCTAGTAAAAAAGATAAAAAATATAAATTTCACTTTGTTAGACTAACCAATGGGGAAGACATATTGCTTAATGAATATATTTATAAAGATGAAAAATGGGAAGAAGTAAATTTATTAAATCCTGAACATCAGTTATATAAAATGTCTATTCTTAAATTTGAACAAAAAATACTAACAAAATAGAAAGCATTGGCAAACTTGTTCTAACTATCCGTGGTTTCTGGCAAATTTTTTCCGTAAAATAGCAAGTGCTTTAACAGAAAAAAATTACCACCTTGTCAATCACCGTATTTCCCCGTAGAATTAGTGAAGTAAAACTGTTGGGGATGTGATATATATGTTACAAGTAGCTGCTATTCAAATGACTCCTATAATGAATAATGTAGATGCTAACTTAAAGCGTGGAATATATTTTGTTAACTCTATAAATGATGAAGTAGATCTAATTGTTTTTCCTGAACTTTGGACTACTGGCTATTACCTTTCTAAAGAAGCATTTTTAGATCTTGCAGAGCCACGTGATGGTAAAACTATTTCAACTATTCAGGAAGTTGCTCTGAAAAATAATGCTGCTATAGTTTGTCCTTTTGTAGAAAGAGATGAAGATAAAATATTTATTTCAGCTGCAATTATTGCTGAAGATGGTGAACTTAGGGGGGTTACAAGGAAAAGTTTACTATGGGGAAGGGAAGCCCAAATTTTTGAAAAAGGTGACATTACTTATCCTATATATGATTCAAAGGCTGGTAAAATAGGAGTTTTAATTTGCTATGAGATGGAGTTCCCAGAGACTAGTAGGCTATTGGCTTTAAAGGGAGCAGAAATAATTGTTTGTCCATCCGTATGGAGTTTGAGTGCACTAAGAAGATGGGATGTTCAGCTACCGGCTAGGGCGCTTGATAATACATTATATGTACTTGGAGTTAATACAGTTGGAAATAACAGCTGTGGTAAAAGTAAATTAGTTAGCCCCTTAGGTGATATACTAGCTGAGGCTTCTGATAGCAAGGAAGAAACATTAATTAGAGCGATAGATAAAGAGGCTTTATATTGGGCTAGGGATGAAGTTCCTTACCTAGAAGACTACCGTCGCAGATTAACACCTGGTGGAACTACCTCTACGATACCTACACCAGTTTATTAATAAAAAAAAGAGAGCGTTTGCTCTCTTTTTCATAACTAGAAGTTTCTGTTTCCTGTTGCATAATTTTGCCCGTAGCCGCCGCCTCGGTTGTTTCGCTGTTGCTTTTTGGCTTTTCTGCAACCAGGACATCTTTGAGGATCGTTTTCGAATCCTTTTTCTTTGTAAAACTCTTGTTCACCTACAGTAAATACAAAGTCAGAATTACAGTCTTTACATGTGATGCTTTTGTCAGTCATTATGAACTTACCTCCTTAAAATGGATTTAACTGCCTCTTTGACTCCTGCTCCAATTTAAGGAGAGTATTGTCTAAGCACATATTAAATCTTATATTTATTATTGTACTTTAAACTGTTAATTTATACAAAACATTAATAAAAGTTTTATTTAAATTTTATTTTTAAAATAAAATTGAGTAGTATTGTAGCAAAATTTACAGTTAATGATATCTATTTAGGAAGGTCGACTTATAATGTTCAAAAAAACTATTAAAAACCAGGAGGTCCCTGTTCAAGGGGGCTTTTATTATGGTTGGGTAATTGTAGTTTTTTCAGCAGTTGCCTTTTTTTTATCTGGGCCAGGTCAAACATATTCTATATCGATTTTTATTGATTCATATATAGAACAATTCGGTTGGAGTCGTTCAACTGTTTCTACCTACTATTCTTTAGCTACTTTAGCAGCTGGATTATTGATTGGCTTTTTAGGGCGATTTTTAGATATTTATGGACATCGCTATGTGACAAGTATTGTATTATTTTTATTAGCTCTAACCTGTTTTTTTAATAGTTTAGTTGCAGGTCCAATAATGCTATTTATAGGTTTTTTTATGCTAAGGCTTTTAGGACAAAGCTCGCTTACCGTTATTCCTAATACATTAGTACCACAGTGGTTTATTACTAAAAGAGGAAGAGCATTTAGCTTTTTAGCTATAGGAAGCTTTGTAAGCTCAGCTATGTTTCCTATAATTAACGTATATCTAATTCAGAATTATGACTGGCAAATAGCTTGGATTTTTTGGGGGCTATTTGTTTTAGCTTTCCTACCTTTATGGTTTTATTTTGTTCGTAATAAACCGGAAGATATTGGTTTATTACCGGACAATGCAACTAATTCTAATGAAACTAGTTCCGCTGATAAGGTGGAAAAAGTAATTAAGGAAGTAAATTGGACATTAAAGGAAGCTATTAAAACTCGTGCTTTTTGGCTACTTCTCTTTTGTGCTAGTATTCCTCCACTCATTAATACAGGAATAACATTTCACTTTATATCAATATTAAGTGAAAAAGGTATAACTGCTCAAAGTGCAGCATTTATTTTAAGTTTAATGTCACTTGTTGGTTTTCCTGTTTCAATAGCCGCTGGTTTTATTGCAGAAAAAATTAAAGTTCATTTTATGTTAGTATTTGTGTTTTTTATGGAATTTTTAGTGATTTCAACCTTAGTTTTTACCAATTCCTTGAACATGGCAATAGTTTTTGCTATAGTCTGGGGTATTTCTGTAGGATTTGAACGAATAGTTTTAAATATAATTTGGCCTAATTACTTTGGGCGTGAAAACTTAGGAAGTATAAGAGGTATAGCTATGAGTGCAACCGTTATAGGTGCAGCTTTAGGTCCTTTACCTTTTGCAATTGCTTATGATTACGTATTTGGTGGCTATACAGAATTCTTAATAATGCTACTTACATTACCAGTTATTGGTATGATCTGTGCGTTCTTAGCACCACGTCCTAAGAAAAATTAATATAAAAAGCATTAATCTTTATTTTGTATTCGTGTCTTAATATGTACAATTAGGTATAGTTGTTCCTGAATATGTTCCAATAAATTCTATGGAAGAATTAAAATAGATTATTATGTATGAGCACAGGATTCTGTGCTCATATTATTTTAATTTAACAAATCTATTAAACTGTAATATCTCTTTTATTGTATAGAACATAGGTAATTAAGAGAACTAATAAACAAACTGCTAAGAGTACTAATATATTAAAAATATCAATTCCTTCATTCACTACTATATCTACAGCATTTATATAGTAAAAAGGAGATAAGCACCTTAAAAATTCTGCTTGTTCGGTTAATGTAGCTATAAGGTCAAAAAAGTAGAGTACTAAAACTAGTCCTATACTTGCAGAGTAAGCTGATTTTTTACCAGCAAAGAACAAGGCTAATAAAAAAGCAATACTAGCAAAGGTTAAATGAGCAAAAAATGGTCCAGAAAGTAAATACAAAAGTAGTAATTGTGAATATTCGGTGGTAACAAAAACTTCAAAAGAAGCAAAGGTTACTATATCTATAATTATATTAAAAAGAGCTATATATAAAATGAAGCAGATAATTTTTTCGGTTAATATTCTACTTCTAGTTATAGGCTTTGCTAATAAGAATTCTATAGTTTTATCGTCTTCTTCCTTTGATAGCAAAGTTGAACCTAAAATAGCTGCAAAAATACCGCCAAATAAAACAATCATAAAATAAGCTTCAGTAGCATAAAAACCTATTGGGTCAGCTAAGCTTAATACATCTAAGCCAAATGCTCTTAGAAAACCTTCAGGGTACATTTTAATTAAAGAATCTAGAGCTTCTGCATCTTCTGCAAAGGCTGGAAAAAGTGCCATCATTAAAATGTTTAAGCCCGATAGTGCAGCAGTCCATATTATTAAAGTTTTTCTATTGGCTCTTAATTCACGACGAAGGAGATTCATAATTTTCCTCCACTTCATAGTAGTGCATAAAAACTTCTTCTAAAGTAGGTTCCTCAAGCCAAAGGCTTTCTAAGTTATACTGTGAAAGAGCCCTTACTAAGTCATTAATATCTCCGTTGTAAAAAAGTCTAAGTGAGTGATTATCATAGTATGAATTTATTATGCCTTCAATATCTAAGTGTGGTACTGTTTCGTTATTCTTAAAATTAATAAATACTTTGCGAAATTCACCTTTTCTTAACTCTTCCACTCTTTCTATTTGTAAAATTACACCATTTTTAATTATTGCTACTCTTTCACAAAATTTTTGTACTTCATTTAAAACATGAGAGGAGAAAAATATAGTAGTTCCTTTTTCGTTTTCTTCTTTTAGGACTTCAAAAAAACGTTTTTGCATAAGAGGGTCTAATCCACTAGTTGGCTCATCAAGTATTAATAATTTCGGATTGTGCAAGAGTGCCTGGATTATACCAACCTTTTTCTTATTACCTAAAGATAATGTTTTAATTTTTTTTCTTAAATTAAGCTCAAAAATGTCACTTAATTCTTCAATACGCTTAGTAGCTCCTAACTCATAAAACCTAGCAGAATAATCCAAAAGTTCATTAACAGTCATATCATCATAATAGTCTATTTCTCCTGCTAAATATCCAACATGTTTTTTTATTTGTTTAGTATCTTTAACTATATCCATTCCTAATATAGTAGCAAAGCCACTAGTAGGAAAGATAAAGTTTAGCAGTGTTCGTATGGTGGTAGATTTACCAGCACCATTAGGGCCAATAAAACCAAATATTTCTCCTTTTTTAATTTGTAGACTTATATCAACTATACCAAGTGTATTTCCATAGTATTTTGTAAGATTTTTTGTTTCAATAACAATAGACAATTTAAATATTACCTCCGATTAATTTAACCTAATTATAGTTTGCATAAAGTAGAAATAAAAAATTCTTAAATTTAAATTATAGGTTAAACTGGTGTTTATTCTATAATGCTATAATATTGACATTAAAAGTTATGTTGCCTTACTATTAAAATAGGATAACAAATAAAACAATGTCGATTTATAGTAGCAATTTGTCAATCAAAGATGATAAAACTAATAAAGGGGGTATAATAATATGTTTAAACATGACCAGTTTGAAAAATCTTTTAATACCGCAAATAAGATATTCGATAACTATTGGCAAATGTTTAAAGTTTCTATGGAAAACATGGCTTTTAACCAAGAGAAAACTAAAGATTTTTTTAATAAGTATATGGAACAAAGCAAGAAAGTAGCTGACGAGCAAAAAGAAGTGTTTAATGTAATGGCTAACCAAGCCAAAAAGAATCAAGAGCAAATGAAAAACATAATGAAGGAAACTATTCGTATAGGGCAAGAGAATTTACAAGAAAGTCTAACCAAAAAACCCTTTAATATGTTTAATTACACTAAGCAAAATTCTAATGAAGACGATAGCAAATAGGTTGGAGGCAAAGTATGTCAGATTCAAAAAGATATGTTGAGTTTTTAGATGGTTTAAAAAGAGATTTTAAGAACTCGTTGGGTTATAGGATTGAAAAATTAGCAATCGAAAAGCCGAACGATATAGCTTTAATATACCAGGATAGTCAGGTTACTTATGAACAGTTAAATCAGCTGTCAAACCGCTACGCCTGGTATTTTTCATCTACAGGCTATAATCGAGGTGATGTTATAGCTTTACTAATGGACAATTCAATAGACTATATAGCTATTATTATTGGACTTAGTAAGCTAGGTGTTATAACATCATTAATAAATACTGAGCTTCGAAGTGAAAGCCTAGCAGAAGATATTAATCTTTGTGATGCTCGAGCTATTATTAGTAGTGATAAATATATGGGAATCATATATGATGCTAAATATTTTATTAGATTAAGAGCACCAGGAGATATTTATATTCATAATGAAGAAGATATAAAAAAATTTGATGGAATAAAGGTTTTAAATGATTTATTACCTACTAAAAAGGAAAACCCTGATCTAACTAAAGATATTAATAGTTTCGAATCACTTGTATATATATATACTTCTGGTAGTGGTGGGCACAGAAAGGCAATCCCAATAACTCATCAAAAGTGGCTGATGCTTGGGAAAGCTACAGAGGTTTTTACTGCAATAAATGAAAATAGCATTCAATATTTATGTTTGCCATTACATTTAAACACCGGTTTTAATGCTTGTTTTTCAAGTATGATTGCTACTGGTAGTACAATGGTTATAAAAAGTGGGTTTTCTGTAACAAATTTCTGGAATGACATAAGAAAGTATAAAGCAGATTATTGTGTCGGTGTAGGAGAAATGTTTAGATATCTTTATAACCAACAACCATTGCCCGATGATAAAAACCATAGTTTAAAGGCGATGATTAGTAATGGTATGAATAAAGATCTTGTTCAACCTTTTAAAGAGAGGTTTGGTGTTGATAGCATTGTTGAAATATATGGCACAACTGAAAATGTGGGTATATTTATTAATACTGAAGAAGTTCCGGGTATGTGCGGTAACTTGAACTTAGCTGGAATCAGACAGGGTGAACTTGTTAAATATGATATTATTAATGATAAGATAGTTACAGATGATGAAGGAAAAGCTATAAAGTGCTCGATAGGGGAAGTTGGATTATTATTAGGTGAAATTAATGAACTTAACAATTTTGAAGGCTATATTAATGATCCTAATGAAAGTGAGTCAAGAATTCTAAATAATGTTTTTGTACCAGGAGATAAATACTTTAACACAGGCGACTTAATGCAGTTACATGAAAATGATTATATTTCCTTTGTGCGAAGGATGGGAGATATTTATCGTTGGAAAGGAAGAACTATTTCAGCTCATAGAGTAGCTGATGTTATAAAGAAATTTTTTGGAGCTATT from Candidatus Syntrophocurvum alkaliphilum includes these protein-coding regions:
- a CDS encoding zinc-ribbon domain-containing protein, with protein sequence MTDKSITCKDCNSDFVFTVGEQEFYKEKGFENDPQRCPGCRKAKKQQRNNRGGGYGQNYATGNRNF
- a CDS encoding nitrilase-related carbon-nitrogen hydrolase produces the protein MLQVAAIQMTPIMNNVDANLKRGIYFVNSINDEVDLIVFPELWTTGYYLSKEAFLDLAEPRDGKTISTIQEVALKNNAAIVCPFVERDEDKIFISAAIIAEDGELRGVTRKSLLWGREAQIFEKGDITYPIYDSKAGKIGVLICYEMEFPETSRLLALKGAEIIVCPSVWSLSALRRWDVQLPARALDNTLYVLGVNTVGNNSCGKSKLVSPLGDILAEASDSKEETLIRAIDKEALYWARDEVPYLEDYRRRLTPGGTTSTIPTPVY
- a CDS encoding ABC transporter ATP-binding protein; translated protein: MSIVIETKNLTKYYGNTLGIVDISLQIKKGEIFGFIGPNGAGKSTTIRTLLNFIFPTSGFATILGMDIVKDTKQIKKHVGYLAGEIDYYDDMTVNELLDYSARFYELGATKRIEELSDIFELNLRKKIKTLSLGNKKKVGIIQALLHNPKLLILDEPTSGLDPLMQKRFFEVLKEENEKGTTIFFSSHVLNEVQKFCERVAIIKNGVILQIERVEELRKGEFRKVFINFKNNETVPHLDIEGIINSYYDNHSLRLFYNGDINDLVRALSQYNLESLWLEEPTLEEVFMHYYEVEENYESPSS
- a CDS encoding ABC transporter permease subunit, producing MNLLRRELRANRKTLIIWTAALSGLNILMMALFPAFAEDAEALDSLIKMYPEGFLRAFGLDVLSLADPIGFYATEAYFMIVLFGGIFAAILGSTLLSKEEDDKTIEFLLAKPITRSRILTEKIICFILYIALFNIIIDIVTFASFEVFVTTEYSQLLLLYLLSGPFFAHLTFASIAFLLALFFAGKKSAYSASIGLVLVLYFFDLIATLTEQAEFLRCLSPFYYINAVDIVVNEGIDIFNILVLLAVCLLVLLITYVLYNKRDITV
- a CDS encoding MFS transporter produces the protein MFKKTIKNQEVPVQGGFYYGWVIVVFSAVAFFLSGPGQTYSISIFIDSYIEQFGWSRSTVSTYYSLATLAAGLLIGFLGRFLDIYGHRYVTSIVLFLLALTCFFNSLVAGPIMLFIGFFMLRLLGQSSLTVIPNTLVPQWFITKRGRAFSFLAIGSFVSSAMFPIINVYLIQNYDWQIAWIFWGLFVLAFLPLWFYFVRNKPEDIGLLPDNATNSNETSSADKVEKVIKEVNWTLKEAIKTRAFWLLLFCASIPPLINTGITFHFISILSEKGITAQSAAFILSLMSLVGFPVSIAAGFIAEKIKVHFMLVFVFFMEFLVISTLVFTNSLNMAIVFAIVWGISVGFERIVLNIIWPNYFGRENLGSIRGIAMSATVIGAALGPLPFAIAYDYVFGGYTEFLIMLLTLPVIGMICAFLAPRPKKN
- a CDS encoding AMP-binding protein; the protein is MSDSKRYVEFLDGLKRDFKNSLGYRIEKLAIEKPNDIALIYQDSQVTYEQLNQLSNRYAWYFSSTGYNRGDVIALLMDNSIDYIAIIIGLSKLGVITSLINTELRSESLAEDINLCDARAIISSDKYMGIIYDAKYFIRLRAPGDIYIHNEEDIKKFDGIKVLNDLLPTKKENPDLTKDINSFESLVYIYTSGSGGHRKAIPITHQKWLMLGKATEVFTAINENSIQYLCLPLHLNTGFNACFSSMIATGSTMVIKSGFSVTNFWNDIRKYKADYCVGVGEMFRYLYNQQPLPDDKNHSLKAMISNGMNKDLVQPFKERFGVDSIVEIYGTTENVGIFINTEEVPGMCGNLNLAGIRQGELVKYDIINDKIVTDDEGKAIKCSIGEVGLLLGEINELNNFEGYINDPNESESRILNNVFVPGDKYFNTGDLMQLHENDYISFVRRMGDIYRWKGRTISAHRVADVIKKFFGAIDDAYVFGKSLPGFEGRCGMAVITLLEGEKLNWKEFNDYIKRKLPPHERPVFIRISKEVNLNKELKKKYQKEGANPQLVPEQLYYYDIKLEEYSALNLETYENILAHKVII